The Aneurinibacillus migulanus genome contains the following window.
TTCTGCAGCTGATCTTACTTTCGGCACGGGAAGAGCAAAATCTTCCGCATATAAAATCGTATACTCATCAGAGGGTAACTCTTCTGTTCGAGCTAATTTTCGACCTTTCGACGTAATGGCATCCAGGATGATATTTTTTACCGTACGAGCATTACCGAATGTCGTGTCCACTCTTTCAGCCTCAATGCGCTCTTCAAGCGCGGCAAGCGCACTTTCTGTCATTACGAACTCATTATCCCTTGCTACTAGCTGTCCGATAGCCGTAAGCTCGTCCATCGTGAAATCCTCCATTACAAAATGCCCACTCTCCGGGAATCGGCTGCGCAAACCCGGATTCGCCCGGAGGAAAGTACGCATCTCCTCTGGATACCCTGCCAATACAACAGCGAATGTACCTGCATACTCACCGCCAGTCATCGCCGCCACCAGCGTATCGATTGCTACCTGTCCGAAATCGTTCTCCGCACTGCCAGCGCGTTTTAAACTGTATGCTTCATCGATGAATAGTACTCCCCCCACAGCACGCTGTACAGCTTCCATCACCTTCTGTTCCGTATGCCCTACATATGATCCGACCAAATGAGAGCGATCCACTTCGATTACGGACGCATGCTCTAAGAGCCCCAACTCATGGTAGATTTCGGCAAGCAAACGGGCAATCGTCGTCTTTCCTGTGCCCGGATTTCCCATCAAAATCGCATGCAAACCGATACGATCGCGCATAGCAAGCCCTTTCTCATTTCTTTTTGTCAAATACAGCAGAAAATAATACAAATCCCGAATACGCTGTTTAATATCAGTCATACCGATAAGTCGATCCAATCTTTCCAATGCGGAAGGGGCTACAGGCACTTCTCTACGGTATGACGAGAATATCCGGTTCCATCTTTCGATATATTCATTCATTTTCTCAATAGAATGGTTTAATTCCTGCAAAAATTCTTCAGGCGCGAATAAACCGTTAATGGAACGGCTATATGCAAGCGAGCGTCCGTCTACTTCACGCACCACTTCCGGCAACTCATCAAGGAGCGAAACAGCTTGCTGCCAAATAGTGTCATGCGAATCTAGGTACGTTTGCGCTTGTCTCCCCCGCTCGATTTGCTGCTTTGCTTCTTGCCATATTTCGTTTGTCAAACGTTGCATCTCCTGCTGGAGTTCAATGGTTTTCTGCTTCCGATATTCAGATGGATCGACTTGTCGAAGAGGGGAGAACGAAATATCTTCAAATAAGGAAGCGAGCTTAGCCAGTACAATGTCCCGTATGTACTTCCAGGCCGTGTTCTGTAAGGAATCAAGCTCAACTGCACGCATTAACCACTCAACTGCACGTCCGCCTTGCGGATGATGATTCCATTGCAAAATGCCCAGAGTGGTATACAAAAGCGCTTCTAATGGTCGCAGCCGCTCTTCATCAATTTGCGTCTTCCAGTGCGCAAGCTGCGCATACAACTCGGCTGCACGGGCTTCTCCCACCTGCGGATTTCGTTTTGTCTCTTCAGACAATGTGTGAACAGCTTCTGTCCATTCATCAAATTGCAACGTTCGATTCATAGAGCATCTCCTTTATGTCAACGAAGGATTATAAAATTCAAAGCCGTATTCTCCTAAGTATTTGTTATGTGTAATCGTTCCCCCGTCAAAGTACCATGCATCTCCTTCCCGGATGAAGAATCGTATCCCTTCTACTTCAAACGTAGCATCATGAGATCCAACTTCTTCCGGTAAATACTTTTCCACCGCATAGAATAGACCACCCGTACCGGGACCGCCTGTCCGGACGTACAGACGATAACATTCTCCGTCTTGAAAGTTTGCGTATTTCTTATAAGCCCGTACCGCTTCCGGTGTAATGGTAAACTGCATGGCCGCCCTCTCCTTCATTTTTTATGTAATGATACATAAGGGTGTTGATTATCCAGTACCATACAAAGTGGGTAGCCACCACACCGTGCCCCAAACGGGCGGCGGTTCGTCTCCTGCACTGAAGCATAGAAGGCCGCTTTTTGCCCCCGCCAGGCGGGACCGCAAAACATCTGGGCAGATGCGAAGAAGGAGACAGTTGCTGTCCTCTTTCGCCTGGCCGGGGCATTCGCTCGGGAAGGGAGACGAAAGGCCTTGTTTGTGTCCCGTTGTGGCGGTCTTTTCCTGTCTGAACAATCAACACCCTTGGTATCCATAGATGGATAGAAAAGAAGGACGCGTACGGCGTGCGACCCCTTTGTTTTTTACAGCAGAGCTGTATAAAGGTAGCTAGAACTGTTGCCTGCGGCACCAGTCAAGTTTTCTTTACTGTGTGGAGCGTGTGACGCCAAGGACGAAACTGACCGGCAACTGTCTCCCGCACCGAGAGGCCCAGATGTTTTGCCGGTCCGGCCTTGGCGCCACAAAGCGGCCGTAGCTCTTCCCTGCAAGAAAAAGACGAGGGAACACGCCTACGCGTTCACCTTCTTTCTTCCAGTATATAGATAACCAATAGGTGTGTAGTAATACATGTAGAAAAAACCGTCCCAAACTACGGAACGGTTTTTATATAACAATAAATATAGCGGCCATAAGAAGTGATGTAAGCCAGGTTTTGTACTTCCCGTACTCATCGCGGCAGCCAGCCTGGTACACGGAAGTGACAGTCATCTATCTACGGGAATAAATTCCCGTCTATCCTCCAGTTCGTTTCCCTTTGGATAGTGCCCCTACCAAAATTTGGGTTGCTCGCTTGCGGGGTTTACCTCGTTCCACCTCTGCCGTTTCCGACAAAGCTTCGTCACTGTGGCACTTTCAGGCTATTTTCGGCATATTCCGAAGAACGTAGCCGATTTCACCGCCGTCAGCCGGTAACCCGACTGCCCTACCTTGCGATAGGCACAAACACTCCAGACATTACAGTCTGGGCGAGCCTGGACTTTCCTCTATTCATCTGACGATGAACAGCGACTGTCCACACTTCTTATGTTATAAGATTATACACATATTAATATCTTCATCATACCTTTATAACGAACAATGGTGCGGACGAAGGGACTTGAACCCCCACGGTATTGCTACCACTAGAACCTGAATCTAGCACGTCTGCCGATTCCGCCACGTCCGCATGCAAGATGAAGAAAATGGTGAGCCATACTGGACTCGAACCAGTGACACCCTGATTAAAAGTCAGGTGCTCTACCAACTGAGCTAATGGCTCGCTGACGTCCCAGGAGAGACTCGAACCCCTAACCGACAACTTAGAAGTTTCAACACTATGCTTCCGATATGTCAACGTATTGTCAAACGGTAACTGTGCGTCTAAGATCTAAGCTGTCTGAAGGATTAACGAAGCTCCTCAGACTAAACATGCGTTTGTTTCCAACGGATATTATCTTATCATAAGGCACAAGATAATGTAAAGTCATATTTTAAAACAAATATATCCATAAACAAAAAAATCGGCGCAGTCCCTAGAATTGCATTGTCTAATACGTATATAAATCATCTGTAATGTTACCTTCTTTTCGTAAAGCATCCACCAACGATTAACGGTTTGACGCAACATTAACATTATCTACAAAATATTCCTTTAAATATATAACCCTTTCCTCTCGCAGGAAATCCTACTACAAAGGAGGAATAAACATGGCAAGAAGAAATAAAATACTTGTTCCAGAGGCAAGAAAAGAATTGGATAATTTAAAAGCTAAAGTAGTTAACACTCAAAGTCCCGCAAATGCTAAATTCGAGGCTGCAAAGGAAGTAGGCGTTCCTCTAAAACAGGGATACAACGGACAGCTTACTTCCAAACAAGCAGGTCAGGTTGGTGGCAAATTAGGTGGGAGTATGGTGAGGGAACTTGTAAAGATAGCTCAGGAAAATTTGAGTAAAAAATCTTAATTGAAAAGTGCCCTCTAACGATTAACCACGCTGGAGGGCGCTTTTTTATTCTTGCGGCGGTACTCCAATCGTTTCTTGTGATGACATTTGTTTTTGCGCTTTAGCTACGTGATTATGTTCATCTTGGTTGTTGAATTCGTTATTCTCTTTTTGCATCAGTTCCTCTTGCGTTGTGATATCCGGTCCCGAACGTACTAATTTACGCAGATGTCTATCTACCATGACCCGATCTGTGAAATCTGTCATATGTTGTATTCCCCTTTCCACAATAGCCTTGTACTTCGCGCTATTAGGTTGCCCGTAACTCTAGGCAGCATACAGAATGATTTTAATAATGTAACCAGTAATATCACCAAGCGTTCGCGGACACATTCCCTTCGCATCTCTCGCCTTCACAAATATATCTAAAGCTTCTTCGATTATGTAACAAATACTTATAAGTCAGACATTAGTAGCCCGTCGGTCTTTGGACGTGGCCGTCGCGTCTCTTTCTCCGATAAATTTACATTTCATTTTCCGAGCCCCCTCCAAGTTCGTCATTTTGTTTCACGTACGTCTCTGGTATACACCAACGGACAATACAAAAAGCGCTACACTAACGTCTTGTCACCGTTTGATTTAACGATGATAAAACGTTAATATAGCGCTTAATATTCGTATGGCGTCCCAGGAGAGATTCGAACTCCCGACCGACGGCTTAGAAGGCCGTTGCTCTATCCAGCTGAGCTACTGGGACATTGTATTATATAATGCAGCGACAAGATTTATATTATCACATAAAACCGGTTCAATACAAGAGTATTTTTTAGAAAAACGAAAAAAAAAATTATTCCAAGCATAAAAAAACTCGCAGACATTGCTACCCGTCCTTTTTCCACAACGAAGCCAAACGACCGTTTTGTATCACTTCGATCGGCCCGACAAAACTCGCGCGCTTTTCAAGTAAAATGATAAAGAAAAAAGTATATGTGGCTTTCTTTACAGTGACATATACTTTCTTCTCCATAAATAAAGGAACTGGTAAGGCTCGACAGGCAGCCTTACCAGCATTTATTCCTGCACGTGCAGTCCAGCGGAAAACCATCCAGATACTTTATCATATTCTCGCCAATATTGTTCCCATTTGACGATGAATGATTCCATTGCCGTAATCCATCCCAACAGATAGTCTCTCTCCCGAGCCAACTCGGCAATTCCCTGCACATTATTCTGCTGAAAACACATTCGAACTTCTTCTTCAATCCACTGCACTTGCAGTCGCTTGTGATCGACAACCTGCCGCAGACGTTCAAAGCGACGATGCAATGCGTCGAGCTTTTCAATCGCTTCCATCTCTACGGCCATCCTTCATACGTTATTTATTTACAGCTTCGACAACTTTTTCAAGCGCAGCAACAATCGCTTCACACTTCTCTTTTTCTGCTACCAGAGTCGAAATAGCAGACATGTTGTTTCCTTTGAAGTGTTCCAGTACTTCTTCTTCCATTTCTTTGATACGTTGCTCCAACTTCTCTGTAGAATCCTGCGCATTTACAAGTACATCTTCAAATACGCTTGCTGTCTTCATATCGTTTGCCATCGTTATAGCAACCTCCTCTTCCCTTTGAATGTTTTCTGTTATTGCGGTGCTTTCTTGATCTAATGCTGTTGCCTGAACTTCTTCTGTTTGCAACTGCACTTTTTCCTCATTATCCCCGCTGTTCTCGGCTTCGCCTTCATCATCGATTAGTACCAGTCCCTCGATAACACGGAACCTTTCGTCGCCTTCTGGCACGAATACATAATCACGACGCGACAGATTCAGCTCATGTTCCATCATCAGCAGCAATTGTGTAAGAGGCAATTGTTTAATCTGCTTATTTGCAAGAAAACGGTGTAGACGATCATTAGCGATTTCCCAACGAGCCAGATACCATAAATCTGAACCTGCAAATTGGACAAAGCGCGAATCTTTATACAGTGGTAGCTTGTTTTCTGCATAACTATAAGAAATGATATTCTGTCGGCGCAGTTTTTTCAGACACTGCTCAGCCGTAAGCGGTCCTTTATTCTCCAAGAAATAGCGGACCAACTCTTCCGCGATCAGGTCGCGAAACGGGGCTTCCATCTCGATCACCGCATGGGAAGCTCCTACATGAAACGGGGAGATTTCCTCAGCCAGCGCCCCGTCAATCACCTGAGCCGGCGATTGATTCACACGCTGTAAACTTGTACCGTATGTATTCTGCAGGCGGCTTTCTAATTCCTGCCTGGAAAGCGAGCGTTCGCCCGTGCGAAACACTTTTTTTAACATACTGCTCGGCGTATATACTAACTCACTCATTCCAAGACCCCTTTACACATGTCTTATCGTGTATTATCATACCATGTTCTGCCCATTGATGGACGGGAATTTTAGTGTTTTGTTCATTTTTCCTACTGTACCTGCTTCAAACCGACCACTTATATACTCACCATTTCTTCATAATCACTAAGCTGCAGGAAATACCGTTCAAATTTTTTACTGTATGATTAGATAGAAATAACTTTCTTCACTTCATAAAAATGCATTTATATTCACATTACATATAGACATAACAAGGATAACACTGTATATTTATTATTATTAATCTGATAATTATTCAATAATCTATTGCATAGAAGCAATTTTTTATGGAGGGATAGCTTTATGTTTATTCGCAAGGCAAAAATACAGGACCTCGATGGAATGATGGCCTTAATTAACGAATATGCTCAGCAAGGTCTGATGCTCCCGCGGTCGAAGCTATCGCTCTGTGAAACACTCCACTGCTTTTCAGTTGTCATCGACAGTGAGGGAGAAGTCAGCGAACCAGGTACCGTTATTGGTGTAGGGGGGCTTCATATCTTATGGGAAGATCTAGCCGAAGTACGATCGCTCGCTATTTCGGAAAAAGCAAAGGGAAAAGGGCTCGGCAAAAAGCTGGTCAATCATCTGGTGGATGAAGCAGAACAAATTGGGCTGCGTCGTGTCATGTCCTTAACATATCAGCAGGAATTTTTCGAGAAATGCGCTTTCTATGTAGTACAAAAAGAAACACTGCCACATAAAGTATGGAAGGATTGTGTTAATTGTTCGAAATTCCCAAGTTGTGATGAAATTGCAATGATTAAAGACCTAGAACCAGCGGCAGTAATCGCTAAATAAGAAAAATGGCGAAGCCTCCAATCAAGGCTTCGCCATTTTTTATTTGCGGTTTTTGAACACCTTTTTTATCATCTCAAAACTGCGTTTTCCGACAAGTGAATCAGCCTTGCTTAACACATCACGAATAACCGCTATAATGTTCTTGTCACCGTTCCAATGTTCATTAATAATCTTCTCGTCTACATCAACCAACATTTTATTCAGTGCCAGAGTAGCAAAGATAATATCATCAGCGTATCCTACTGGTCCCATAAATACCTCAGGAATAATATCAAGCGGCGTCATAAAGTATAACACTGCAGCCAGCGCAATTGATTTCGAACGTAAAGGAATGCGTTTATCCTTGGCTAACCTTGCAAGCAGTACGAACAAGTCCGGAGCAAGCAACAAGTACGGGGCCGCTTTTTCCGCTCGCTGGTCGCCCATCTTCTCCCGCATATACTTCTCTATCTTTTCCCGCAACTGATCATAATAGCGTTTGTGCTCACGCTCCAGCACGACCAATTCTCCATCCATATAAGAGTGCGTCTCTTTTTCAAATGGCGGTGCCTCCATCTCGCTCATCGGTTCCATCCAGTCGAACTCCAATGATTCAATCTGAAGCTCTGGCGGACCGCTCACTTCCAAACATAGCGCTTCTCTTTCTATCGTAAGCGAATCGACCGTAATGCTCTGCAAAACTGGATACACACTGGCCAGGGGTGCCAACTGTACGGTAATTCGCGTATCGGACACATGGATATCCTGCTGACCAGCCAATACTTCCATCAGCAACGTTTTTCCAGTAAAATTTTTCGTCAAAAATATTTCAGTTTCATGTAGTAATCTTTGTGCAAGCGATACTTTTTCTTTCTGTACTTCTTCTGTGTAAATCAGTGTAATGTATCTTCCGGAAGCGTCAAATCGGAACGTATCAAGCTGCAGTGTATACAGTACAGGCAGCCACTCACCGCGCATCTTCACCTGTGCTTTGGCTACCACATACCCTTCATACAAGCGAATCGTATTCAAATAAATATCATTAGGGAGCAGCTGGTTGAGCCGGGGCAATACCGCTGCATTGATAATATGTTCATTCACTCTCATTCGAATCATCGACTCCTCTCTCAGCTTTGCTACTGCTTTAGCCTTCCATACGTATAGTAGAATAGAAAGGTTCCATCCAAAAAACAAGCAGGACGGGATGGCTCTACCTACCCATCCTGATTATCATCTTGATCCGGGAGCCACTTTCTAATGATAATACAAGTTCCTACCCCAACTTTACTTTCGATATGGAATTCATCCATTAACCGTTTCGTACCAGATAGCCCCAGTCCCAATCCGTTACCCGTAGTCATGCCGTCCTGCATCGCCTCTTTAATATTTTGGATGCCCGGTCCCTCATCCTGAACCCTTATTTCCAAGCATCGTTCACTCTTCTTAAACTGGATGTAACCTCTTATTCCATAATTAATCACGTTACGCGTCAACTCAGATATACTTACGGTAATCTTCGTCTGATCTACTACGGAAAACCCCATTTCCCGCGCTAGCGACCTCCCGAATGATGCTGCGACAATGATATCTTCCTCACTTTCAATTGCCAATTGAATCATGGCATCTCTCCCTGTATCTATAGTCTGTAATTATCTATATAAATTACGCTTGATTTTGACATCTCATCAAATCATATATATATTGTACCCACTTATAAACAGCAAAAAAGCATTCCGGCAAAAAAAGCCGAAATGCTTTCCTTTTATGACTAAATGCGAATTGACTTCTTCAGGAAAGCTCGCTATGTAAAATGGCGAGAGGATGTCACTTGAATCCACGCTCGTACTGACGCGGTCCTGCATATTCACGATGCCGCTCTTTTGAAGCCTGTAGCACCCAATATGGATTGCGTAGAAGCACTCTCCCCAAAAAGATGAGATCCGCCCGTTCATTTCCGATAATTTCGTTCGCTAGTGTGTGCTCTTCAATAAGTCCAACGCTGCCTGTAGCTATGCCTGCTTCGCGGCGGATGGTCTCCGCATATGAGACCTGGTATCCGGGGAAAATTTTCTTAGGGGCAACAGGAAGAATTGCACCGGACGAGCAGTCAATCAGATCAACACCGACCTCCTTTGCGATTTTTGCGATTTCTACGCTATCTTCAATCGTCAGTCCTCCCTCGGCATGGTCTACCGCAGAAAGACGAAGATAAAGCGGATTTTCTTCAGGCCATTCTTGTTTAACCGCTTCGATAACCCGTGTAAGGAATAAGCAACGACTTTTTATATCGCCTCCGTATTTATCTGTTCGTTTGTTAGACAAGGGAGATAAAAATTCATTAATTAAGTAGCCATGCGCTCCATGAATTTCCACGATATCAAATCCGGCCTCCCGCGCTCGGCGCGCACCCTGACGCCATGCTTCTACGACGTCATCAATCTCGGCTTCTGTCAGCTCATGTGGAACCTGGGATTCCTCATCAAAAGGGATCGCACTCGGCGCTACAATCGTCGTATCGTTAAGCCTTGCTTTACGTCCAGCATGTGCCAGTTGGATGGCTGCTGCCGCTCCTTGCGCTTTAACAAACGAGACAATCCGGCCCAGCGGTTCAATATGTTCGTCACTCCATATTCCCAAATCTTGATGGCTAATCCGACCACGAGCTTCTACTGCGGTCGCCTCCTGCATCACAAGCCCGACTCCGCCTACTGCGCGTGTACCATAATGTACATAATGCCAGTCAGTGGCTTTTCCGTCATCTTCCGCGGTATACATGCACATTGGTGACATGACAATCCGATTGCGCAAGGATACATTTTTTTGCGTAAATGGGGTAAAGATATCAGACATCTATAGCGCCTCCTCTTTCAGCATTATCTTCTTATATACTTACACAATTAATGATACTATAAAAATCAAAGGCATACTAACACCCTTTACACATTTTCGTTATAATAAAGTAAAACTTCCATCAGCTTGGGGTTCTGTTCCCTCACTGATGGTTCGTTACACGTATCGAGGGTCTTACTGCCCATCGAATCGGGGTAAATAGTAGCAACAATTGTACAGGCACCCAGACAAGAAATGAGGAATCCACATGTGGAGAAAACTTTATCGAAAAGTGAAGTATCAATACGTTAAGCTGCTTCGGTCCAAAGGAGCTCCTTCCATTGTGGCTCGTAGCTTTGCGCTCGGGATTTTCATTGAATTTATTACGCTCCCTACTCTAGGTTCGGCGTTTTTACTTCTATACCCCTTAAATTTATTAATTCGCGGTAGTTTTGCTGCTTCGCTCATTGGATTTGTCATGGGCAAATTTGTACTCCCCATCTTTTTCGTTCCAAACCTGAGTGTTGGAAATATGCTGGTGGGTAGCAAATTTGGGGCAGCAGCCCATGGACACATGGGTCATATGGGCCTTGTCGCTTTATGGGAATTCGTAAAAGAGAAAGGGGTCGCCTTTTTAGTAGGAAGCGCCACCAATGGTACGATCGTAGCTATAATCTGCTATGCACTTGTCTTTTATGCACTGCAATTGTATCGGAAGAAACGGGAAAATCGCCGTCTGGCGTTACAACTGGAAAAAAATACACACTAAGAAAAGCTCGTGGATATTGTCGGTCTTTTTTGCCCGCCGCACCACACGCTTCACAGGATAAAGACAACTTGGCTGGTGCCAAGCACTTTCTTATCCATTAAACGTAAAAAATCCCCGAAGTTTCTCGGGGATTTTTTACGTTTATTCTATGCAAGTACCGCCCGATCGCTGGTGAACTTCTCCCCGCGCAAGCGCTGGAATTCGGCCAACAATCGTTCTATTGTCAGATTTTTCTTCTCTTCTGATGGAACATCAAGAATAATGGAACCTTTATCCATCATGATTAGACGATTACCTAAATCAAGTGCTTGTTGCATATTATGTGTAACCATCAATGTCGTAAGTTGTTGACGCCCGACAATTTCTTCAGTCAACTCGGTAATCCGTTGGGCGCGTGCGGGATCGAGCGCTGCTGTATGTTCGTCAAGCAGAAGCACCTTCGGTTTAGTGAATGTAGCCATTAGCAAACTTAACGCCTGCCGTTCACCACCGGACAAAAGCCCAACCTGCGCGCTTAAGCGGTTCTCCAATCCAAGGTGCAGCGTCTCCAAATATGTCCGAAATTCATCGCGCCGCCTTGTGTTAACTCCTCTGCTCAGCGTACGCCGTTTGTCGCGTGCATACGCTAAGGCAAGGTTTTCCTCAATTGTCATGGCCGGCGCTGTCCCAGCCATCGGGTCCTGGAATACGCGGCCAATCATCGGCGCACGCTTATATTCAGGAAGATTATTAACCTTCACTCCGTCAATTTCCACTATACCATGGTCTGGCTTAAGCACACCTGAAATAATGTTCATCAACGTTGACTTTCCAGCGCCATTGCTACCAATAATCGTAACGAAGTCACCTGGATTTAGATGAAGATTTACATGGTTAAGGGCTATCTTCTCATCCACGGTTCCTTCGTTAAAGACTACATAGATATCCTCTAGCTTAAGCATGCTTCTTCACCTCGCCTCTCTCCAATACCCTTGACTGCTGTTCACGATTTTTTATACGTGCAGCCCGGCGCTTTCGTTCTTTATAGCCAGCAGAAATGCGTGGCATTATCAGCGCAATAATTACAATTAACGCAGTCATTAATTTCATATCGGACGGATCAAGGCCAACCTGCATAGCAAGCGCAACAACCATACGGTAAATAATCGCTCCCCCGATAACAGCAAATGTTGCACGTACAATCGTACGGTTACCGAAAATCGCTTCTCCGATAATAACGGAAGCAAGACCGATAATAATCATCCCGATTCCCATAGATACATCTGCAAAACCTTGATATTGAGCGTACAACGCGCCGGATAAGGCAACCATACCGTTAGAAATACTTAACCCGATAATAATGGTTGTATCCGTATTGGCAGAGAAGCTGCGAATCATACGCTGATTATTGCCTGTCGCACGAATCGCAAGTCCCACTTCCGTGTGAAGAAACCAGTCATTGATAAATTTGATGACAAGCGCAATCACTGCAACCGCCACCAGTACACCGTAGTCGCCCAGTGCAGAAAGGACCCCCTGGATTTGCGTAAACAGCGTATCTTCACCCAACAATGGAACATTTGCTTTTCCCATAATCCGAAGATTAATGGAATAAAGAGCAATCATAGACAAAATCCCTGATAGCAGGGCATTAATTTTCCCTTTTGTATGCAGAATGCCCGTCATGGCCCCGACTACTAGACCGATTAAAAGCGCAGAAACAGTAGACATGAACGGGGCAAATCCTGCCGTAATCATCGTTGCTCCGACAGCACCACCAGTAGCAAAGCTACCATCTACCGTTAAATCGGGAAAATCCAAAATTCGAAATGTTAAATATACACCAAGTGCCATAATAGCAAAAATAAATCCCGATTCAATTGAACCTTGTAACGCTACACCTACACCCATAGCGTCCTCCTTTCACCTGCTCCTCTAACGTTGTGTGTAATACATGCAGCAGGATTAGGATAAGAAACAAAAAATTCTGTTTCTTATCCTAAAAAGGACCTGCTTACATTTTCTTTTCTTGATTATTTTGTTTCCGTTTTCTCAATCCATTGTGGCTTCCATTTGTCCATTGCTTCTTTCGGAAGCTTATCGATATCAATACCTTGTTCCTTGGCCGCTTCCTTGTTGATAGTAAGGGTCAGCTTGCTCGGATAGCCGATTGGTAACTCTCCTGGCTTAGCTCCTTCTTTCAGAATCTTTACAGCCATCAGGCCGGTATCATATCCGATATCAGAGTATTCGAAACCTACACCCGCAAAGCCGCCGCTGCGGACAGATTCAAGTTCACCCACAAACAGAGGAATTTTGTTTTTATTTGCTGTGCTCACAATTGTTTTCAATGCAGCTACCGCCGTATTGTCCTGTGGCACATAAATCGCATCCACCTTGCCGACCAATGATTCACTCGCCTGCTTTACTTCACTTGTATTCGTTACAGTCGCTTCCACTGGCTTCAGCTGCAATTTTTCCAGCTCTTCTTTTGCGGCCTTTACATTTGCAACTGAATTCGCTTCCCCGCTATTATAAATAATACCTACGTTTTTCGCCTGCGGGAAGAAATCCTTAATGGACTTTATCGTATTTGGAATTGCATCCGGCGGTGTATCAGAAAAGCCTGTAATGTT
Protein-coding sequences here:
- a CDS encoding ABC transporter ATP-binding protein translates to MLKLEDIYVVFNEGTVDEKIALNHVNLHLNPGDFVTIIGSNGAGKSTLMNIISGVLKPDHGIVEIDGVKVNNLPEYKRAPMIGRVFQDPMAGTAPAMTIEENLALAYARDKRRTLSRGVNTRRRDEFRTYLETLHLGLENRLSAQVGLLSGGERQALSLLMATFTKPKVLLLDEHTAALDPARAQRITELTEEIVGRQQLTTLMVTHNMQQALDLGNRLIMMDKGSIILDVPSEEKKNLTIERLLAEFQRLRGEKFTSDRAVLA
- a CDS encoding ABC transporter permease — its product is MGVGVALQGSIESGFIFAIMALGVYLTFRILDFPDLTVDGSFATGGAVGATMITAGFAPFMSTVSALLIGLVVGAMTGILHTKGKINALLSGILSMIALYSINLRIMGKANVPLLGEDTLFTQIQGVLSALGDYGVLVAVAVIALVIKFINDWFLHTEVGLAIRATGNNQRMIRSFSANTDTTIIIGLSISNGMVALSGALYAQYQGFADVSMGIGMIIIGLASVIIGEAIFGNRTIVRATFAVIGGAIIYRMVVALAMQVGLDPSDMKLMTALIVIIALIMPRISAGYKERKRRAARIKNREQQSRVLERGEVKKHA
- a CDS encoding ABC transporter substrate-binding protein — encoded protein: MKKKRWFGILLAAMMVLLAACGGQTASQQAGEGEKKTEAGAEGEKKFKVGISQFVEHKALDAAREGFIKALKENGLEEGKNLEIDYQNAQADQSNTNTIAQKFAASKQDLILAIATPNAQALLQNVKDTPILFTAVSDPVGAKLVDNLEKPGKNITGFSDTPPDAIPNTIKSIKDFFPQAKNVGIIYNSGEANSVANVKAAKEELEKLQLKPVEATVTNTSEVKQASESLVGKVDAIYVPQDNTAVAALKTIVSTANKNKIPLFVGELESVRSGGFAGVGFEYSDIGYDTGLMAVKILKEGAKPGELPIGYPSKLTLTINKEAAKEQGIDIDKLPKEAMDKWKPQWIEKTETK